From one Phoenix dactylifera cultivar Barhee BC4 unplaced genomic scaffold, palm_55x_up_171113_PBpolish2nd_filt_p 000204F, whole genome shotgun sequence genomic stretch:
- the LOC103712034 gene encoding GATA transcription factor 18-like, translating into MSDANPPDSHMYGHDGAAGEGAGGGGGGLEGGSGVEKMDAAAASTSTAPQASDQDHLADAVDAAMPLINATSNQLTLLFQGEVYVFDSVTPEKVQAVLLLLGGCEVPTGIAGMTLPCHQDDRGYDDILRRTNIPAKRIASLIRFREKRKERNFDKKIRYNVRKEVALRMQRRKGQFAGKANPQEGASASSSVHLAQSSTQDEPPRQSKCQNCGISEKMTPAMRRGPAGPRSLCNACGLMWANKGTLRSPSKVKMSSQSPANPIEHGEAIDAELGSDNKALVHTSNNHDSVVVTTAEIVAEGIPAGGSQEMEEDFKTEL; encoded by the exons ATGTCGGATGCGAACCCGCCGGATAGCCATATGTACGGCCACGACGGCGCAGCCGGCGagggggccggcggcggcggcggcggcttggAGGGCGGGTCCGGGGTCGAGAAGATGgatgccgccgccgcctccacctCCACCGCCCCGCAGGCGTCGGATCAGGACCACCTCGCCGACGCCGTCGACGCGGCCATGCCGCTCATCAACGCCACCTCGAACCAGCTCACGCTCTTGTTCCAGGGCGAGGTGTATGTCTTCGACTCGGTCACGCCCGAAAAG GTGCAAGCTGTGCTGTTACTGTTAGGAGGGTGCGAAGTACCAACTGGTATAGCTGGCATGACATTACCCTGTCACCAGGATGACAGG GGTTATGATGATATACTACGACGGACAAATATTCCTGCAAAAAGGATTGCTTCACTGATTAGGTTCCGTGAAAAGCGCAAGGAAAGAAATTTTGATAAGAAAATCCGTTATAATGTCCGCAAGGAGGTCGCTCTCAG AATGCAGCGTCGGAAAGGGCAATTTGCTGGGAAGGCAAATCCCCAGGAAGGGGCGTCTGCCTCGTCAAGTGTTCATCTTGCTCAGAGCTCAACCCAAGACGAGCCTCCTCGACAATCGAA ATGTCAGAATTGTGGCATTAGTGAAAAGATGACGCCGGCAATGCGTCGTGGGCCAGCTGGTCCAAGGTCTCTTTGCAATGCTTGTGGACTAATGTGGGCAAACAAG GGTACATTGAGGAGCCCTTCTAAGGTGAAAATGAGTAGTCAGAGCCCTGCCAATCCGATCGAACAT GGTGAAGCCATTGATGCAGAATTGGGGAGTGACAACAAAGCCCTTGTTCATACATCAAACAATCATGACTCTGTTGTTGTAACCACTGCTGAGAT AGTGGCGGAGGGTATACCAGCAGGTGGGAGCCAAGAGATGGAGGAAGACTTTAAGACCGAACTGTAA
- the LOC103712036 gene encoding probable glycosyltransferase At5g03795: MRNLSSHPPPPPPSCFYGYSTKSMVSCTLVSLVLVSLGVFALDSRGYGSWLSSYAPSLTVEARGSGGVLLASSTSFGSGSNISDEGLVEFQKEVNTSDHGSYFSLPPIGAPSPAPEPAAPASEESNISNTRRKRRKDTKLERLELGLARARAAIREAVQNSNRPALADKDYVPKGPAYRNSYAFHRSYLEMEKLLKVYVYEEGEPPIFHDGPCLSIYSTEGLFINDMDMENRLRTRDPDRAHVFFLPFSVVRMVQHIYQRDRRDMSPLRRTVLAYINDISGKYPYWNRSLGADHFMLSCHDWGPYASGGHSHLFFNSIRVLCNANMSEGFNPLKDVSLPEMNMRSAVVDVGGPSASGRPILAFFAGGNHGPVRPVLLKHWKDKDKDMQVHEYLPKGVSYVDLMRKSKFCLCPSGYEVASPRIMEAIYLECVPVTINDHYVLPLSDVLNWKAFSVQVSVEDIPNLKNILMSISPRQYIRMQRRVKIVQRHFMLNGPPKRFDLYHMLLHSIWLRRLNVRIHPQD; this comes from the exons ATGAGAAATCTTTcttctcatcctcctcctccgcctccatcATGTTTCTATGGGTACAGCACAAAGTCTATGGTGTCGTgtacattagtttctttggtGTTGGTTTCTCTGGGGGTGTTTGCCTTGGATTCTAGGGGTTATGGCTCTTGGCTCTCCTCTTATGCTCCTTCCTTGACTGTGGAGGCAAGGGGAAGTGGGGGTGTTCTCTTGGCTTCTTCCACCTCTTTTGGAAGTGGTTCTAATATAAGTGATGAAGGGCTTGTCGAATTCCAGAAGGAAGTTAATACTTCTGATCACGgttcttatttttctcttccTCCCATCGGTGCGCCGAGCCCAGCGCCGGAGCCG GCAGCACCAGCCAGTGAGGAGTCTAATATAAGCAATactagaagaaaaaggagaaaagataCAAAGCTAGAGAGGCTTGAACTTGGTCTCGCTAGAGCTCGAGCTGCGATCAGAGAAGCTGTTCAGAATTCAAACCGTCCAGCATTAGCGGACAAAGATTATGTCCCAAAAGGCCCAGCATACCGGAACTCCTATGCGTTTCATAG GAGTTATTTGGAAATGGAGAAGCTGCTCAAGGTGTATGTTTATGAAGAAGGTGAGCCACCAATATTCCACGACGGCCCCTGCTTGAGTATTTATTCTACAGAGGGATTGTTTATAAACGACATGGATATGGAAAACAGGCTGAGAACCAGAGATCCTGACCGAGCTCACGTGTTCTTCCTTCCGTTCAGCGTCGTGAGGATGGTTCAGCACATTTACCAGCGTGATCGCCGTGATATGAGTCCCTTGAGACGAACAGTCCTGGCTTATATCAACGACATTTCTGGAAAATACCCATACTGGAACAGAAGTCTTGGCGCAGATCATTTCATGCTTTCCTGCCATGACTGG GGGCCTTACGCTTCTGGTGGCCATTCTCATCTATTTTTCAACTCCATTCGCGTCCTATGCAATGCAAACATGTCGGAGGGGTTCAACCCCTTGAAAGATGTTTCGCTTCCGGAGATGAACATGAGATCTGCTGTCGTTGATGTTGGAGGACCATCTGCTTCAGGTCGTCCTATCCTCGCATTCTTTGCCGGAGGCAATCATGGGCCTGTTCGGCCTGTGCTTCTGAAGCACTGGAAGGACAAGGACAAGGACATGCAAGTCCATGAGTATCTGCCCAAAGGGGTATCCTACGTTGACTTGATGAGAAAGAGCAAGTTTTGCCTTTGCCCAAGTGGATATGAAGTGGCAAGCCCAAGAATCATGGAGGCAATCTATCTCGAGTGCGTGCCTGTCACGATTAATGACCATTATGTGCTCCCTCTTAGTGATGTTCTAAATTGGAAGGCCTTTTCGGTCCAGGTCTCGGTCGAGGACATCCCCAACCTTAAGAACATTCTGATGAGCATATCACCAAGGCAGTATATAAGAATGCAGAGGAGAGTGAAGATAGTGCAGAGGCATTTCATGTTGAATGGCCCTCCAAAGAGGTTTGACTTGTATCATATGCTCCTTCACTCGATATGGCTCAGAAGACTAAATGTTCGCATTCATCCCCAGGATTGA
- the LOC103712038 gene encoding magnesium transporter MRS2-11, chloroplastic isoform X2 yields the protein MMAAAASSSSSSSFLLLFLHLPRIIHHNHHHHHDRPPFLSLPALNAVCSSRFPSFQCSKRRRKTAIPFPIVVVPGLSLSRSRSLAEGRGGDGEAMVQEEFVNEPKQTGFHSDGIENAASESATLSSHARSLQQRTAVSSDTISLGIREPVYEVVEVTLDGKMSTKKINRRQLLKSSGLRPRDIRSVDPSLWLTNSVPSLLVREQALLLNLGSLRAIAMHEQVLVFDYNRKGGKAFLKALLPRLNPKNINGGPAMPFELEVVEAALLSRIQCLEQKLMDIEPRVVALLEVLPNRLTADVLEELRLAKQTLVELGSRAGALKQMLLDLLEDPHEIRRICIMGRNCVVRRGSNDLECSLPLEKKIAEEEEEEIEMLLENYLERCESCHGHAERLLDSAKEMEDSIAVNLSSRRLEVSRVELLLQVGTFCVAVGALVAGIFGMNLKSFLEEHVYAFWLTTAGIIVGAVAAFFIMYSYLRSRRIL from the exons ATGATGGCTGCTGctgcttcctcctcctcctcctcttctttcctcctcctcttccttcatCTGCCTCGAATCATCCACcacaaccaccaccaccaccacgaccgccctcctttcctctccctccctgcTTTAAACGCTGTTTGCTCCTCTCGGTTTCCGTCCTTCCAATgcagcaaaagaagaagaaagacagCAATCCCCTTCCCCATAGTTGTCGTCCCGGGTCTGTCGTTGTCGAGGTCGAGGTCGTTGGCGGAAGGGAGGGGGGGTGATGGAGAGGCTATGGTCCAAGAGGAATTTGTCAATGAACCCAAGCAGACGGGGTTTCACTCCGATGGCATCGAGAATGCTGCAAGTGAATCAGCCACTCTCAGTTCTCATGCCCGATCTTTGCAGCAGAGGACTGCAGTCTCTTCGGATACAATTTCTCTTGGCATCAGAGAACCTGTTTATGAG GTGGTAGAAGTAACATTGGATGGAAAAATGTCTACAAAAAAGATTAACAGGCGCCAATTGCTGAAGTCAAGTG GTCTTCGCCCAAGAGATATTAGAAGTGTTGACCCATCATTATGGTTGACAAATTCGGTGCCTTCTTTGCTG GTACGTGAGCAGGCTCTGTTGTTAAACCTTGGTTCCTTAAGAGCAATTGCCATGCATGAACAAGTTCTTGTATTTGATTATAATCG CAAAGGAGGTAAAGCCTTTCTGAAAGCATTGTTGCCTCGCTTAAATCCTAAAAACATCAATGGAGGACCTGCCATGCCTTTCGAACTTGAG GTTGTTGAAGCTGCATTGCTTTCTCGAATACAATGTTTGGAGCAAAAGTTAATGGACATAGAACCTCGT GTGGTTGCATTACTTGAAGTTCTGCCCAATCGGTTGACAGCCGATGTGTTGGAGGAGCTTCGTCTTGCTAAACAGACCTTG GTTGAATTGGGATCACGAGCAGGGGCTCTCAAACAGATGCTGCTTGATCTTCTGGAAGATCCACATGAAATTCGCCGCATATGTATAATGGGACGAAACTGTGTAGTGCGGAGAGGGAGCAATGATTTGGAATGCTCCCTTCCCTTGGAAAAGAAAATTGCtgaag aagaagaggaagagattgAAATGCTCTTGGAGAATTACCTTGAAAG ATGCGAATCTTGCCATGGGCATGCAGAAAGGTTACTTGACTCTGCAAAGGAAATGGAAGACTCGATTGCTGTAAATTTAAG CTCCCGGCGGCTTGAGGTTAGTCGAGTGGAGCTACTTCTCCAGGTTGGGACATTTTGTGTTGCTGTTGGTGCTTTAGTAGCAG GAATATTTGGGATGAACCTGAAATCATTCCTTGAGGAGCATGTG TATGCGTTTTGGCTGACAACAGCAGGAATAATAGTTGGCGCAGTTGCTGCATTTTTCATCATGTATTCTTATCTGAGGTCAAGAAGAATATTGTAG
- the LOC103712038 gene encoding magnesium transporter MRS2-11, chloroplastic isoform X1, whose protein sequence is MMAAAASSSSSSSFLLLFLHLPRIIHHNHHHHHDRPPFLSLPALNAVCSSRFPSFQCSKRRRKTAIPFPIVVVPGLSLSRSRSLAEGRGGDGEAMVQEEFVNEPKQTGFHSDGIENAASESATLSSHARSLQQRTAVSSDTISLGIREPVYEVVEVTLDGKMSTKKINRRQLLKSSGLRPRDIRSVDPSLWLTNSVPSLLVREQALLLNLGSLRAIAMHEQVLVFDYNRKGGKAFLKALLPRLNPKNINGGPAMPFELEVVEAALLSRIQCLEQKLMDIEPRVVALLEVLPNRLTADVLEELRLAKQTLVELGSRAGALKQMLLDLLEDPHEIRRICIMGRNCVVRRGSNDLECSLPLEKKIAEEEEEEIEMLLENYLERCESCHGHAERLLDSAKEMEDSIAVNLSSRRLEVSRVELLLQVGTFCVAVGALVAENNSDMPCFFVLNMGPPPVLALSRAVPCKQSPVPLAGSFGRIFGMNLKSFLEEHVYAFWLTTAGIIVGAVAAFFIMYSYLRSRRIL, encoded by the exons ATGATGGCTGCTGctgcttcctcctcctcctcctcttctttcctcctcctcttccttcatCTGCCTCGAATCATCCACcacaaccaccaccaccaccacgaccgccctcctttcctctccctccctgcTTTAAACGCTGTTTGCTCCTCTCGGTTTCCGTCCTTCCAATgcagcaaaagaagaagaaagacagCAATCCCCTTCCCCATAGTTGTCGTCCCGGGTCTGTCGTTGTCGAGGTCGAGGTCGTTGGCGGAAGGGAGGGGGGGTGATGGAGAGGCTATGGTCCAAGAGGAATTTGTCAATGAACCCAAGCAGACGGGGTTTCACTCCGATGGCATCGAGAATGCTGCAAGTGAATCAGCCACTCTCAGTTCTCATGCCCGATCTTTGCAGCAGAGGACTGCAGTCTCTTCGGATACAATTTCTCTTGGCATCAGAGAACCTGTTTATGAG GTGGTAGAAGTAACATTGGATGGAAAAATGTCTACAAAAAAGATTAACAGGCGCCAATTGCTGAAGTCAAGTG GTCTTCGCCCAAGAGATATTAGAAGTGTTGACCCATCATTATGGTTGACAAATTCGGTGCCTTCTTTGCTG GTACGTGAGCAGGCTCTGTTGTTAAACCTTGGTTCCTTAAGAGCAATTGCCATGCATGAACAAGTTCTTGTATTTGATTATAATCG CAAAGGAGGTAAAGCCTTTCTGAAAGCATTGTTGCCTCGCTTAAATCCTAAAAACATCAATGGAGGACCTGCCATGCCTTTCGAACTTGAG GTTGTTGAAGCTGCATTGCTTTCTCGAATACAATGTTTGGAGCAAAAGTTAATGGACATAGAACCTCGT GTGGTTGCATTACTTGAAGTTCTGCCCAATCGGTTGACAGCCGATGTGTTGGAGGAGCTTCGTCTTGCTAAACAGACCTTG GTTGAATTGGGATCACGAGCAGGGGCTCTCAAACAGATGCTGCTTGATCTTCTGGAAGATCCACATGAAATTCGCCGCATATGTATAATGGGACGAAACTGTGTAGTGCGGAGAGGGAGCAATGATTTGGAATGCTCCCTTCCCTTGGAAAAGAAAATTGCtgaag aagaagaggaagagattgAAATGCTCTTGGAGAATTACCTTGAAAG ATGCGAATCTTGCCATGGGCATGCAGAAAGGTTACTTGACTCTGCAAAGGAAATGGAAGACTCGATTGCTGTAAATTTAAG CTCCCGGCGGCTTGAGGTTAGTCGAGTGGAGCTACTTCTCCAGGTTGGGACATTTTGTGTTGCTGTTGGTGCTTTAGTAGCAG aGAATAACAGTGACATGCCATGTTTCTTTGTTTTGAACATGGGACCTCCCCCAGTGCTTGCACTGAGCAGAGCAGTGCCATGCAAACAGAGTCCAGTCCCATTGGCCGGTTCATTTGGAA GAATATTTGGGATGAACCTGAAATCATTCCTTGAGGAGCATGTG TATGCGTTTTGGCTGACAACAGCAGGAATAATAGTTGGCGCAGTTGCTGCATTTTTCATCATGTATTCTTATCTGAGGTCAAGAAGAATATTGTAG